From the genome of Silene latifolia isolate original U9 population unplaced genomic scaffold, ASM4854445v1 scaffold_95, whole genome shotgun sequence:
GGCTGGTAAATTGACTCTTATTCGTTCTGTTATGTCTTCACTATCTCTTTTCTCTCTATCGGTATTTCGTATACCGGTAAGTGTAACATCAAAACTCCAGTCCTTGATGGTGCATTTTTGGTAGAGTGGAACTAGAAATAATAGGTCTATCCATTGGTGTAGTAAAGATTTCCTTAGTAGACCTGTGGGTGAAGGGGGCCTTGGACTTCGTAATATTGCTTGCTTTAATCAAGCTCTTCTTGCCAAATCTGCTTGGAGAATCTTAAGTGTTCCGAGATGCCTTATTAGTAAAGTTATTGGTCCCAAGCTTGGTGTTCAAGATGATATTTTATTCCAGACCCGTTGGAAGGCTCCACAAGCGTCGTCTTGGGCTCTTAAAAGCCTTGTATGGGGATCCGATCTTATCTACAATAACATTGCTTGGACTATTGGATCTTCTTCTCGTCTTAATACTTAGAAGAGCAAATGGATAGAGGGTGATAGTCTTCATGATCTTTGTAGAGAGGTTTTTGATGCTCCTATTGATCCCGCGTTACTGGTTAGTGACCTTCATGATAGTCATAGGAGATGAGATCTCTCTTCTCTTGGTTTCGATCCGGGTGAGGGAGTTATAAAGAAAATCCTCGCAAGTTATATCCCGTGTCAACCCTCGGATGACTCCTTCTATTGGAAATTCTCTAAACATGGTGCATTCACTGTCAAGTCGGGATATTATGTTGCTGTTATGGCCTTAACCAATGGACCTACCTCGCCTGCTGATCTTTCTAGAATGTCTGCAACAATTGTGGCTTTTTGCAGATATAAACTCTGGAAGTTGCCTATCTCTAACAAGCTAAAGGtgtttttatggaaatttatggctAATGCCCTTCCATTGGGCTCTGAATTCCTTAGACAAAAAATGAATTGGCGCTCCTCCTGTACTCTTTGTGATGGCTCATCTCCTTGTGTGGAATCTAGTTCTCACCTGTTTAGAGATTGTAGCTTTGCAAAGGCTCTATGGTTTGGCTGCCCTTTAGGACTTAAAATCACGGGAGGGGTGGACATTGATGTTAGGGTTTGGGTCATTAACTGGGTTACTTATTTCCTAAGTGGCCCAGATCCTAACTCCCTCATTTTTCCCCTAATCGCTACCCTATGGAGAATTTGGTGTTGCAGGAATGATATGATCTTCAAGAATCGTCGCCCTTGGCCTATGAATGCTCTACTTTCTATTCTTGGTGACATTCAGTGTATGAAGGAGGTTGTGTGCAGTAAGGATGCTAGCCTCCTTCCAGCATCCTTGGTGGACTCCTCCCCTGATTTTGGGTTAGCTAAGAGGGTTAGAAACTCCTTCCCCTATTGGATTGTTGGTGGACCTGGGTGCGGAAATGTTTGTACTGTCAAGTGTGATGCTGCTTGGAGGGATGATAGAAGTGCTGGCATGGGGTGGTGTTTATTGGATGGTAATGGGACCTTAAGGAACACTGCTCACGCTCGCTCGTTTGCCTCTTCTGCCCTTCATGCCGAAGGACATGCAGCTATCATGACGCTTAAATGGGCCTTGGACGAGGGGTACCTTCATATTAGACTTGTTACGGATTGTCTTAACTTGGTTTTGCAGGTTGCGGGAGCGGAAAAGCCGATTGCATCTATCAACTGCATTATCCATGATATTAAGTCTATTGCGTCTCATTTTCATTGGTGCTCTCTTAGTTTCTGTCTTAGGGGAGTGAAGATAGCTCATAATCTTGCTCAGGGAGCTCTTGTGTAAGCTATGCTATttgttgctgtcaaaaaaaaaaaaagttattatCAAGCCGTATTGAGCTATAAACGAATCCTTAATAATGATTAACCGTGAATCCTTAATAGTGATTAACCGTGAAGACGTGAAGTGGCAGATAAACAATTTTCTTGCCCATATTTTCACGTTAGCTATATCACACCCAAACGAACACAAGTTTGACAAATCTTAATTATTATCAAAAGCTGCAAACCAAAACCACATGAATGATGATCATAATCGAAAGATCAATAGACCACTTTAATATATCAAAAACTTCAAACCATAGATCCCGAAAGCGCTTAATCCcgaaaaaaattaaattaatccCCAATATATGCGGGCTACGAATGAATTGAAACATTGGCGCATAACACCTGACCTTTTCACAAATTTCCACAAACCAAAGCAAAGGAATTTTGCAAACTGAGTTAGTGGACAAAAGATACTTTATGGCAAATTGCATGATACTTATCATGAATCACAAACAAAGATTTACAAGGAGGATAATAAATCATCCAGACAATACTGAAACGCAGAAAAAATTCACGTATTATTTATCCAATCCCAAATAATTTAATATGAAAGtggctttgataccacttgttagaattaAATACTTATGAGATCATAACTTCATACTAAATTAATCGGTAAATGTTAGATGCGGAAGTGTCTGATTACATGACGAGAGGTTGGAATAAATAAATGCGAAGGGACGGTATTCGGGATTATGTCTTCTAGTAGACACACATACCATGGGGATCTCTCTACCGATGGGGTGCGGGGAGATTAGATTATTGTGTCTTCTGGGATCATAACCTGAGGATGACTTTTATATAGTTTCCTTAATCTAATGTGCCCATCATGCATTAGTaacctaatgggtatctacacaattaaGATATCCGGCCCATACTTTATACGACGTGATTAATATGCCCGTATTATATTATCCGAATGGATCATTATATTGGGTTAAACTTAAACGAtagaaaacaaataaaatcagATAATAGTGTGTCCACATAAATAGTATTGGACCCAATATTCTTACATGTGGATCATATCAATTTCTGTTAATATACTTCTGATGTACTTAGTTTTAGCATTTTACCCAAGATGTGTTCTAAGTATTTTACATTATGTCTTTTTTACACGCTTGTCTTGTATGTAAGTATAGTAACTTCTATGGTGTCTAGACGTTTCTAGCCAGGTGAAAGGCAGTTTACTCATCTATTTTGATTCCCCCTAAATCCTAACGAGGTCGGTCGAGCGATTAGCTAAATTGGGGCATCGCGCCCGATAAAACGCGGAACAATAACTAATGAGATGGTAACAAAAAGAAAGGAAGGTGGTGCAATGACGTGGATAAGGGGGTAATGGAATCCGGATTTAGAAAGGAAGGAATCGTACGAATAATTGTCGTGTTTTGGGATTTTGTATGTCCATGCAAATATGCAATGTTGTGGTAACTGAAGTAGGACGACTTTTGATCATTATTAAATAAGCCGTTGTACATTTTTAGATTATTTTAGCATGGAATTAAGTGGTTAAAATTTATACACTTCTACAAATGAAAATTTTGTCATATTATATTAACGGTTAAAATTTATACACTTATACACAATGGTGTATCTTTCGAATAGAGAATTGAATTTCTAATCACTTGTAAAACATAAAAGTCTCCATAGACCACTCAAGTCAATCAATTTTGATTACGAGTACCATTTTATTGTTTACTTGTACAAGTCGATGTGAAGAATTCCGTGTTAACCCACATGTgagtgtcccacattgaaagagaAATAAAGATTGTACCACTTTGTAACTAAGGGGCTGCTCGTCCTATTGCCAATTGATTTTATGATGGAATCTTCCTTGTGTTGTTGAGTGGTGTCGTCCTTCCTCCGTTCGAACAGGCCACGCCCATTTGTATGATTTAACAGTCAATGCATATGGTTATATGGTTGTGATTTGAACTGTATTTTTAGAAGAGTTGATTTGAGGTAAATTTTTGTGGAAAGGATGTATGTCAAACTAGTGAGATAAATATGGTCATCAATAGAGTGAGCCATCATCAAGACGGGGCCGGCTGGCGGACCCATCCCGTCCTAGCCCGTTATTTTATGCGACTGGCACAAGCGCCCGCCCCGACCTTAGCCCGCCGTTAACCCTGGCCTGGTCTGGGTCCTGAAATTTCAGCCCGGCCCGGCCTTGGCCcaccattttagcaaaaaaaaataaaaaaaataaaagggtaaggcccgccagcccgGCCCGACCATAGCCCGACCATAGCGGCCCGACCCCTGGTCCGGGTTTGACTAGGAGAGCCCGGCCCGGCCCACCcctttgttggggctggtgtccttaacagttagtgcaaggacttataaatctctaaaaggatcaaagggtatacttttgtatcataatcagttggtccacgtttatcaataacggttggcttgctagataagtttgacgttattgtcatacagatggcggtgattaactggtccctaaaagtcacacctataggatacgtttgagaaatgtgacggtatgaaaatacagtcatgtagatgccaaatttgactaaccagttagtctgagttatttgactattaattagtcaaaaatgtgatgttgagatattctatttaatacggattaaataaaaatggctaagacgaatttaacgattaattcgtaagattgaatataaacgatttatatttgattaatgtatattgaatataattatacaatattgtctttgtcggacatgtattaataattcaactaatccatattattagttgatgctttaataaccgataaccgatgacgatttataattaaaccgtgtcatatacatttagcgcatttcgggtcgtaccacgagtttaagtgaagaggaaatggaaaagcccatttctcttcctctcactcggtttggccgagattaggagaacaaaaggagagcttctcctcttgcttaacctaattttgtcatttgctaaaacaaattagggttttgggaattgtctcTCTAAAaattctagatctctcatctaacccaaactcacaaaacaatcctctctatattgcaaggcaattagaggattcattctagcacaagggcatttctcggacaatcttgggtgcaacaattaggaggagatctaccttgatctctcattgccattttgcactaggaccgaaggttatttctattgcttaatcgttcttcgttatatttcgtttatgacctttattcacatgttaaatttacgttataatccttaaatttaaagggtcttatacggatattaccttacaagtggtatcagagcgaggccacgtaaattttctatgtgtttttcatcaaacgaaatggaTCGATTAATTTTTGATGCAAAATTTTCTCACGGTTGAAAATTTTTTTTTCCCTCGGCATTTATTTTTTTTTGCTacttttgctgcgtttttttgtgccttgggatccgtgtcaagtttacacggtgatgtttgttttttgttttgttttcattttcgatctttgcatattgtattgtaatcgatattcattgcaatatgttaaagatcgatcaaaatgattacataaaatttcgtgtggcattttttttgtctcggccagTTTGTTttagaaaaccgtgtggccttcatgaacacggcctgtttttctgtttttttttgcatcgttatgcgtgccacacaatttttgTTAGATCATtagatctcttgttttcaatcgttcttcacatgttgtaattttaaccgataatgattgcaatatgttgaagatgtaacaattgtagtttgatttctatacggattagattaaaattacaattgtgttttatcaaaccgttttgttttgatctcttgTTGCTCTCGTTTTAAAgccgattgattttttttttttggccttttgaggctctcggcattttgctttttttaaaaaaaaaaaaaaaaaaaaaaattccctttctggtactgttcacgtacaacagtacaaagaaaaaaaaaaaatttgttttttttctctttcgGCCAATTTTGCATAAAAcggttttatgctctcgcttgatagtgaaacggttcacccacgaacaatcaaattactttaaaacgatttaaagtaacggattatctcggattaaaattaacttgactaaagcggttttgtcatataattttaattatctttggtggtttggataaatttaacataattacggaattatgtcacgaataaatttaatttagttgatgcattttatttatcgttctagtttaatttgaatgcttttaattacgtatttctttattttgcaaacggttgtaacttagtgtggccttagtagaacgtgttaccgtaatgatggaacacggtcttggttgtattttgagatctcgtatctccatttttatttcttttaattacagtttttatttagaatgtaaataggtttatatttgtaaattttaaattgtaatctttgagaagaccaaagatggagaccggatgctcactcccgctacatggatcaagatggaacatcaagacaagcttctcgggtccaacggtggattccaaagttgttttatgttctttttattaggataggccacactaggaatttttatttacgtattgcattcttttatttatttttcgtaacgataatatgcatcatattccgcctaaaaaccaaaccacctaattattgcatgaaaactgacacatatagaggtcacgagttagttttctttgacattctcatgtcacacgttttttaagccatcacccaaattaattcattcacgcagacgctagttattcgttcacttaatatgaattataatttagttgatgggatcttcctcgtacaaacaaaaattgagaacggtctttataggtcaaactccaatgagtcccttcttcgtcggtaggcataatatgaccccttctacgtcgggtaagttggaatcgattgacctattttatctcaacactatggtcactcgtacgatcctgtgactatggtggactatagataggatttacggaaatctatcgaccaagagttcttacggaagaattagctaaacagttggcttatcaatttacgaaaattgagtcttgggatcacttgtatcattcttgagggagatcaattatgcaagtgcgagagtctacacgttaaaatgaatttttaaatagacttaaatcacctcgatgagttgcttatttcgtttttttttttttttcttttcggtgtagatcacgaacttttaaagcGCAAATAACCAATGGCtggttctacgataacccaatgccaagtgccacattggaccgtgagtccggccggatcttcatgaatcggatgaatcggtctactcgatcgaagaatgatggatcaaacttcgcggatcgggaggcggcattacggaatccctgctgacgggaagctcaaatatctattagagcccatcccggcaaacccaggtcccacggctagagcttctgaaatcaccaagtttaatgatttacgtatggaagcagtgcgattaaaaacgtactcatttttgcaatggaacccaatttgcggaaacgcttcatagcccatggtgcgaacaagattttcaccacgctcaccaaggaattctcgaaagcaccgagaatcgtgacctatgagcataccactcgcttctttgatgcgagactttagaagggccaaccggttagcccacacattctcaaagatgattgagaatgtcgagaagtcggagacctttgattgtaagatcggcgagaacattgtgatcgaccgcatgcttcactcactccacgatggtttttcgcaatttagagcgaattactatatgaatgatttgaagaaaagtccccatgaactgcactcccttctcgtacagaccgagaaggacatgaagttcagtgggagcttgaaacaggatgttctcgttgtgacaaacaaggggaaaggtaagggcaaagctcaggcaaacctag
Proteins encoded in this window:
- the LOC141640592 gene encoding uncharacterized protein LOC141640592 — encoded protein: MALTNGPTSPADLSRMSATIVAFCRYKLWKLPISNKLKVFLWKFMANALPLGSEFLRQKMNWRSSCTLCDGSSPCVESSSHLFRDCSFAKALWFGCPLGLKITGGVDIDVRVWVINWVTYFLSGPDPNSLIFPLIATLWRIWCCRNDMIFKNRRPWPMNALLSILGDIQCMKEVVCSKDASLLPASLVDSSPDFGLAKRVRNSFPYWIVGGPGCGNVCTVKCDAAWRDDRSAGMGWCLLDGNGTLRNTAHARSFASSALHAEGHAAIMTLKWALDEGYLHIRLVTDCLNLVLQVAGAEKPIASINCIIHDIKSIASHFHWCSLSFCLRGVKIAHNLAQGALV